A region from the Pelobates fuscus isolate aPelFus1 chromosome 3, aPelFus1.pri, whole genome shotgun sequence genome encodes:
- the TMEM243 gene encoding transmembrane protein 243 encodes MTEEDTPFIMEDYTTRTYGTGGLDNRPLFGETSARDRIINIIVGGITSLFALVTLISAFVFPQPPPKPLNVFFAFCIILCSVTCLVLIFWYRQGDLEPKFRKLIYYILFSIVMLCICANLYFHDVGK; translated from the exons ATACTCCGTTTATAATGGAGGATTATACCACCAGGACCTATGGAACAGGTGGCCTGGACAACAGACCTTTGTTTGGGGAAACCTCTGCTAGG GATAGAATCATCAATATCATTGTTGGTGGAATAACATCCCTATTCGCTCTA GTAACACTTATCAGTGCTTTTGTCTTTCCTCAACCACCTCCCAAACCATTGAATGTATTCTTTGCATTCTGCATAATTTTGTGCTCGGTTACATGTCTCGTACTG ATTTTTTGGTACCGACAAGGAGACCTGGAACCTAAGTTTAGAAAATTGatctattacattttattttctattgtcaTGTTATGTATATGTGCCAACTTATACTTTCATGATGTGGGGAAATGA